One Thermoanaerobacter pseudethanolicus ATCC 33223 genomic window, TTTGAAAAATCTCTTATATTTATCAAATTAACTTTTATTTTTCCTTTTTCAATAGCCCTTTTCAATATACTATAGGATAAAACACTATCAAACATTTCAGGAAATAGGGTTAAAACGTCAAAAATCATCATAGCCCCTCCAGAAGGTGGACCACCATTACTTTATTGTCAACATCAACTTTTTTGACCACTTCTTTTATAGCAGGAATTAGTATTTCCCTCTCCTCAGTTTTTATTACATACACATCATTTGCACCTGTCTTAAGTACCTCTACCAATGTACCCAGAAAACTTCCTTCTTCTGTATACACCTTCATCCCGACTAAATCTTTGATGAAATATTCATTTTCTTCTAACTCCAAAGCATTTTGAGAGTCAACTTTTAAAAAGGCCCCTTTTAATTTTTCTGCATCGCCTCTAGTATCAATTCCTTTTAATTTTACACAAACTCCTTTAGATATAATCTTGACATATTCAATGTCATATTTGTGGGGCCTTTGTTGGTCATCAAAAATCCATACATACTCAAGGTCATAAAACCTTTCGGGAACATTGGTAAGAGGATATACTTTAACTTCGCCCTTAATGCCATGGGCAGAAGTAACTTTTCCTACATTATAATAATCAGCCATACCACCACCTAGATTATCTCAACAATCACACGTTTCTTTTCTTTTAAGGCAGCAGCTTTAACCAATGTGCGAATTGCTTGAGCAATCCTTCCCTGTTTCCCAATTACCTTTCCCATATCTTCGGGAGCAACTTTAAGCTCTATGATAACAGATTGCTGTCCCTCTATTTCATTGACTTCTACAGCATCAGGATTGTCAACTAACGCTTTGGCTATAGTTTTAACCAATTCTCCCATTATTACACCTCCTCACAAGAGAGGATTATTGAGATGCACTATTGCCAATTATACCTTCTTTTTTAAACAGTGACTTTACAGTATCTGAAGGTTGGGCACCAACACTAAGCCACTTTTTAGCCTTTTCAACATCTATTTTTATTTCAGCAGGCTGGGCTATAGGATTGTAATATCCTATCTCATCAATAAACCTTCCATCTCTTGGTGACCTTGAATCTGCTACTACTATCCTGTAAAAAGGTCTTTTCTTAGCCCCAAACCTTTTTAATCTTATTCTGACTGCCACTTTCTCACCTCCTTCAAAAGTTGCCCACCTTCCGATATCATCTAAAGAAAGGCAGCCTCATTTTACCTTTCTTTAGGTCTTTGTCAATATCAGCAAATTTCTTCATCATCTTTTTAGTTTCTTCAAACTGTTTTAAGAGGCTATTTACCTGTTGGATGGTGGTACCGCTGCCTTTGGCTATTCTTTTCTTTCTACTGCCATTTATAATAGAAGGGTTTTGCCTTTCTTCTTTAGTCATAGATTGAATAATGGCTTCTATCCTCTTTAAGTCTTTTTCAGAAATGTCTACATTTTTAAGCATGTTTTTGTTCATTCCAGGGATCATACTGAGAAGTTGGTCTAAAGGCCCCATATTTTTAAGACT contains:
- the rimM gene encoding ribosome maturation factor RimM (Essential for efficient processing of 16S rRNA) gives rise to the protein MADYYNVGKVTSAHGIKGEVKVYPLTNVPERFYDLEYVWIFDDQQRPHKYDIEYVKIISKGVCVKLKGIDTRGDAEKLKGAFLKVDSQNALELEENEYFIKDLVGMKVYTEEGSFLGTLVEVLKTGANDVYVIKTEEREILIPAIKEVVKKVDVDNKVMVVHLLEGL
- a CDS encoding KH domain-containing protein, which translates into the protein MGELVKTIAKALVDNPDAVEVNEIEGQQSVIIELKVAPEDMGKVIGKQGRIAQAIRTLVKAAALKEKKRVIVEII
- the rpsP gene encoding 30S ribosomal protein S16, with translation MAVRIRLKRFGAKKRPFYRIVVADSRSPRDGRFIDEIGYYNPIAQPAEIKIDVEKAKKWLSVGAQPSDTVKSLFKKEGIIGNSASQ